A region of Defluviitalea raffinosedens DNA encodes the following proteins:
- a CDS encoding DMT family transporter gives MKTRSIAAGHLAAVFSILIWGTTFVSTKVLLEDFSAYEILFFRFILCYIALFLAHPHFIKTKNLKEEILFLAAGFSGVTMYFLLQTVALTYTLSSNVGIIVSVAPFFTAVLAHFFLKGEPLRPQVFFGFIVAMAGITLIIFNGSFILKLNPKGDILAVLACLFWAVYSILMRKVSELDYNNTDCTRRVFFYGTLFLIPALMFSDFHLGLVRFSKPANVLNLLFLGLGASALCFVIWNWSISVLGAAKTSIYIYLIPVINILVSYLILHEKLTGTSLIGTLLTLAGLSLSEINVRKKPNVEKVNI, from the coding sequence ATAAAAACGCGTTCTATAGCTGCTGGTCATCTGGCGGCTGTATTCAGTATTTTGATTTGGGGAACAACCTTTGTTTCTACCAAAGTTCTTTTGGAAGATTTTTCGGCTTATGAAATACTGTTTTTCCGTTTTATTCTATGTTATATTGCCTTGTTTCTGGCCCATCCCCATTTTATAAAAACTAAAAATTTGAAGGAAGAAATTCTTTTCCTTGCTGCGGGTTTTAGCGGAGTGACGATGTACTTCCTGCTTCAAACCGTAGCACTTACCTATACCTTATCTTCCAATGTGGGCATTATTGTTTCTGTTGCTCCATTTTTTACAGCGGTATTGGCACATTTCTTTTTAAAAGGGGAACCTCTGAGGCCTCAAGTATTTTTTGGATTTATCGTTGCAATGGCAGGAATCACTCTGATCATTTTTAATGGCAGCTTTATATTAAAATTAAATCCTAAAGGAGATATCCTTGCTGTATTAGCTTGCCTATTTTGGGCGGTTTACTCCATTTTGATGCGAAAAGTAAGCGAACTGGATTATAACAATACGGATTGCACACGGCGAGTATTTTTCTATGGAACTTTGTTTTTAATCCCTGCTTTGATGTTTTCAGATTTTCATTTGGGGCTTGTACGTTTTTCTAAACCTGCCAATGTACTGAATCTTTTATTCCTTGGCCTTGGAGCTTCTGCATTGTGTTTTGTTATATGGAACTGGAGTATAAGTGTACTTGGTGCAGCCAAAACAAGTATCTATATTTACTTAATACCGGTTATTAATATTCTGGTATCGTATCTTATTCTCCATGAAAAACTTACGGGAACATCTCTGATTGGTACTTTATTAACATTGGCTGGACTGTCTCTGTCAGAGATAAATGTAAGAAAAAAGCCAAATGTTGAGAAAGTAAATATTTAG
- a CDS encoding response regulator has translation MAKILIVEDDRSINNLIAMNLSVIGYECKKALDGYRAVEMIRNSKYDLILLDIMLPGMSGMDLLKHTISENTKVILITARGGLTDKLETFNLAYYDCWSDCSSIRHGFPGIGREISGKWPGERR, from the coding sequence ATGGCGAAAATTCTAATTGTAGAAGATGACAGGTCAATAAATAATCTGATCGCAATGAATCTTTCTGTCATTGGTTATGAGTGTAAAAAAGCACTTGATGGTTACCGGGCTGTGGAAATGATTAGGAATTCAAAGTATGATTTAATATTACTTGACATTATGCTCCCGGGGATGAGCGGTATGGATTTGTTAAAACATACTATATCTGAAAACACAAAAGTGATTTTAATTACTGCCAGGGGAGGCCTAACTGATAAGTTGGAGACCTTTAACCTTGCCTATTATGACTGCTGGAGTGATTGTAGCAGTATTCGCCATGGCTTTCCCGGTATTGGCAGAGAAATTTCAGGAAAGTGGCCTGGAGAAAGGCGTTGA